The sequence AATGTCTTTTGCAATTTTTTCATATGTACTGGTCTTACCAGTTGTAGAAAAACCAAGTACTTTTGAAGGATTAATCTCATCAAGTAATTGAGGAAAAGTTTTTTCTTCAATTTCTAACAAAACATCATCTTTTGTTGTAATTTCTTTTTCTTGATACAATTTTTCTATGACTCCTGCAAATCTATGATATGATTTTGGAATGTGTACATTGTTTCCAAAAGAAATTACTTTATCATCTAGAGTGTGAACATAGAATTTCATTTTATTTTGAAGATATAGTGGGATAGTTGTAGCTTCAAGTATAGAAAAATGTACAAGATCAGGTCTGCCTCTCTTCATTTCATTTTGAATTCCTTTCATAGCTGCAAAATGCCATGAATTATCTAGTAAAATTTCTGATGGATGTTTATCAAGTTTTCTTGCATGGGAAACAACTGATGGATGATGTTTTAATTCAGATGGAACAAGTTCTAAGGATGATTCAGCTAAAACAAAAGAGAACATTCTAGTTTATCATTTTAATTTGCTTCTTAAATTCATTCCAACTTGGTTTTGGATCCCCATCGTTACTAATCATACCTGCACTACAAATGTAATGACTTAATCTTTCAACCACGTGTTCACTAGTTCCAAAACCAGAGCCTTCAACAGTTAGAGTATCCTCTCCTATTGTTGGAGCTTCAACATTACAGGTTCCTTCTGGTCTATCATATTGCCTATACCAAGTGAAAAATTCTATTTCAGATTCATTTTCAGTGTAAAATTCAAAGGATTTTTCTAGAAATTCTGTTTGTCCAATTTCACTTCCTAGAACAAAATCAGATGTACTCCAACTAATCTCAAAAATTCCCACTTTTTTATCCCCTGCCAAATCAAATACCTGCTGAAGTTCTTCTTTTGCCTGATCTGGGGTTTTTGCAATTTCATTTAGAGTATCAACTGGAGAATATGAAAAAGCAACAAAATCACCAATAGCTAATTCAGTCACTATGTATCGTAAATTTTTGTTTAATACTTGATCTAATGCAAATGCATTGCCTATTTTTACATCAGGATGCTTTTCTTTAATTTTTTCATAGACTCCATTGAATAGTTCTTTATAGACAGGAATATTTTGCTCAGAAAATCTAAATTGAGATTCTGTTTGTCCAGCAAGTATTACAGTATCCACAATATCGTATCTAGATAATATTTCATCAAGAACACTAACAACTCTATCTTCACCTATAGAATTCAAAGATGGTTTTCCAATCCAATTTGGGAATGGTCCAAGTGTTTCGCCATTAATTATTGAAAAGTATAGAGTAACTTTGAGATTATTATTTTTGTTAAAGCTCATTAATGCATCAGATTGCCCCCAATCATATTCTCCACGTACTGGTTCAACTAGATTCCAAAAAAGATACACATTACTTCTTCCAATTCCAGAATCAGCAGCTTCTGAATAAACATCATTTAGTTCATGTAATGTTGTTGATTGATTTGGGGAATTAATTACCAGACCAATTTTTTCATTTGTTTGTTGAGGGAAAAGAATATCAGTATTTGAAGCACTCAACCCCACTGCCATTACAGCAATAACAAGGCCTATACCTACAATTATGCCCAGAGGTTTTTTATCCATATAGATTCAAAAATAAAAGAAAGTAAAAAAGTTGTTATTCTGTTTCTATCCAGAAGTACAACCACTGTATCCACATTCAATGCAGATACTACAACCCTCTACGAATACCAAGTTGTTTTTACATGTAGGACATAATTTGTCTTCAGAAACGGCTTCTACTTTTGGAGCCTCTAGTTGAATTTCTTCATCATGTACTTTCAATTCCAATGAAGCATTGACTTGTGATTTGATGTATGGGTTTGTGATATTTTTGGTTACAAATGCAGTCATGAACTCACTTGGTGAGACCTCAAAGATCTTTGTTGCATTCTCACTTGTCATATGAAGAACTTGTTTGTGTCTTGAACCATCACGATAAACAGTCATTCCTTTTAGACCAATTTCGTGTGCAAGTAGATATGCAGATTTTACATCTTCGACTGTTACATCATACGGCATATTGATTGTTTTTGCAATTGCATTTCCAATCCAATCTTGCCATACACCTTGAGCCATTAAATGATCAGCCCAATGGATATCCATTGCTGTAACAAAGACATCTTGCATCCATTGCGGGATTTCATCTAATCCTTTCAATGAACCATAATTGTCTGCAATCTTTTCAAGAATTTCATCTGTATAGAGACCTTCTTCTTTGAGTGCTTCTTCAAGAATCTTGTTTGTATAGAAGAATCTTCCAACAGTAACTCTCTTCTCAAACACTAAAGCAAATGCAGGTTCCATTCCGTTTGAACAGTCTGCAATCATAGATAGCGTTCCAGTTGGTGCTACTGTAGTAGTTAAGACATTTCTAATACCATGTTTTTTGATTTCTTCAATGAGTGGTTCCCATTCATATGAATGAGATTCTTTTGATTTCTCATAGTATCCAGATATTGGAATCTTTCCTTCAGGGTATTCTGTCTTTGCACAAAGTGGGAACTCACCACGAGATCTTGCTAGTGCAACACTTTCTTCCATTGAATAGTATGTTAGGGCTTCAGATAGTTTTGATTGTAGTTCATATCCTTCTTGTGAATTGTAAGGAATTTTCAATCTGTATAACAAATCTGCGACTCCCATTACACCAAGTCCAATTCTTCTAGACTCTTTTGAGGCTGTACTAATTTCTGGAACTGGATAATTATTTACATCAATGATGTTATCCAAAAATCTTGTTGTCTTTCTGATAATCTCTTCATATCCTTGCCAATCAAATTCATAGGAACCATCAGCTTGTCTTTTTGCAAGATTTACCAAATTGATTGAACCCAAGTTACATGATTCGTATGGATAGAGACTTTGTTCACCACATGGATTTGTAGCTCTAAGTGGTGCTTGTCGTGCTTTAGCAAATACATTGTATTTGTTAATTTGATCAAAGAAGATCAAACCAGGTTCTGCGCTCTTCCATGCAGATAATGCAATTAGATCAATTAGTTGATGTGCATTGATTTCTTTTACAGGTTTTCTGTCACGTGGACTACGTAGGACATAGTTACCGTCAGTTGTATTTACAAGTGCATGCCAAAAGTCTTCCCAAATTCCAACACTTACATTGAAATTTTCTAAAACTCCGGCTTCAGTTTTGTTTGTGATGAATTTTTCAACATCAGGATGCCATGCTTCAATGATTCCCATATTTGCTCCACGTCTTTTTCCACCCTGTTTTACAACTTCAGTGACTGTATTGATGATATTCATGAAGGATACTGGACCAGATGCAACACCAGATGTTGATGCTACAATGTCACCCTCTTCACGAAGATTTGAGTAGTTAATTCCAACTCCACCACCAGACTTGAAGATTAATGCTGCATCAGAAGTAGATTTCATAATTTCTTCCATGCCATCCTCCATACCAAGTACAAAGCATGCTGAGAGTTGTCCTAGTCTTCCTCCAGCATTCATCATGGTTGGTGAGTTTGGTAGGAAGTCTTGCCCAGTCATCATTGTAAAGTATTCAGTGATTTTATCTGCATAACTTTCTAGTTTTTTGCCTGCTAGCAATGTCAATAGATCTTTGAAACTTATTTTCATCTGACCTTTGTTTGCAAGAGTCACATAGTGAGTGATTAAAGATCTAAAATGCCATTTATTGAAGAAATAATCTCCAACTTTGAATTTATAATCAAAGGCATCTAGTTTTTCAAGATAAGATTTTGCTTCATCTATATCCTGCTTGTTATTTCCGGATTTGTCAAAGATTTGTGAATCATATAACATATCACCAATTCCGACTAGAATTGCGACTCGCTCAAACATTTGTGTTGGTGATTCAATAATCTCACTTTTTGAATTTCTAAATAGATATCTCGATGCTAATACTCTCAGACAGTTTAAATCGAATTTTTTAGAGACTGGATCGAGGGCTTTAAGATTTAAGACCTTCATTTTTTCGTCTCTTAATTTTCTTCTTTCATGTCTGTAAACGATGTATGCTTTTGCAATATCGCTATTACCGCTATCGATTAAAGTTGACTCTACAATATCTTGAATATCTTCAACTGTAGGTGCTCTAGAGCTTGTAAATCCTTGCTCTACTAACTTGTTAACTACATCTGCTGCTAGTTTGTCGGCAACGCCACGATCGGCTTTAGAGGTGGCTGCCAATGCCTGATATATGGCATTTGAAATTTTATCTTTATTGAAAGCCGTGACTGTGCCACTGCGCTTACGGATCTTATTGATCGTATTTTCTATTTGTGAATTGTCCATTATAATCTCCCCAAAGAGGGTTAGAAAGAATTACTGTATAAACTGTTTGTCGGATTTTCCCAAAACTTTGATTCAATAAAATTGACAACGCTCCAATTTGCGTTGGATCGGTTCTACAATAGTATGAATTTCATATAGACATAACATTACTTACAGTTAGCGATGATCGCAATGTCTGAAACTGATCAAAAAATTTTCAAAAATGATCGGAACTAGTTTTTCATCTACGATTTTCAGACAACGTAAGGTGACTTACACTTTGGACATTTATCATCAAATGGTTCATCTTTGAATCCACACTCACCACAAATTGCAGTTGGTCTTACAGGTTTGAAAGAAGGTGTAAGCGTAGATGTTTTCTCTATTGCTTTTTTGATATCATCAACTTTAGCGTCTTTGTCAATTTGTAAAGTTACAAGAAGACCTCCGTTGAGTATCTTTGAGAGTTTGTTAGATTCAACAATAACCGGACTTTTTGCAGTTAAATCAGAGACTTCTGAAGCATTAACTACAATACCTTGAGAATAGTAATCAGCATCCATAGAATTTAGGCTCGAGTTTTTACCGTATTTTTCACCATCAAGGGTTGCAAAACGGACAGAACCTTCAGTTTCAGTCATAGAAATGGCCACTGTGTCGCCTAATTCTTTGCCTTTTTTGGCACCAACATCAACTGCAGTTTCAATGACTTTGTTAAGAATATCTCGTCCTTCCTTGTTGTCTTGGAATCCAAGTATGTTAAAGACTGCTTCTTTGAGACCTACTAAATTCACAACAAGGGATACAGAACTTCTCTGCATGTATTGTGTGTTCTTTGCTAAAATTGGATTAAGTCCTCTTCTAGTAAGATCTGAAATCTCTTTCTTTCTTAATGCCATAGAAGCCAAAGCTGGTTTCATCAACAAAGCAAGTCTTGCTCTAAAGTAAGTTTCATCTTTGTTTGATTCAAATGCTAATCTTGGAAGATTGATTGAAACAGATTGTAAGGTTATTGAAAGAGGGCCAGATGTTTTAGTAGATCCATTAGTAATACCATAACTAGATGTTTGACCTTTAGCAAACATTAC comes from Nitrosopumilus oxyclinae and encodes:
- a CDS encoding ribosome biogenesis protein, with the translated sequence MFSFVLAESSLELVPSELKHHPSVVSHARKLDKHPSEILLDNSWHFAAMKGIQNEMKRGRPDLVHFSILEATTIPLYLQNKMKFYVHTLDDKVISFGNNVHIPKSYHRFAGVIEKLYQEKEITTKDDVLLEIEEKTFPQLLDEINPSKVLGFSTTGKTSTYEKIAKDIPDDACIVIGGFQKGHFSDLIENKITDLYSVGDESFEGHVVVARMLYEYEKTIFM
- a CDS encoding adenosylcobalamin-dependent ribonucleoside-diphosphate reductase, with amino-acid sequence MDNSQIENTINKIRKRSGTVTAFNKDKISNAIYQALAATSKADRGVADKLAADVVNKLVEQGFTSSRAPTVEDIQDIVESTLIDSGNSDIAKAYIVYRHERRKLRDEKMKVLNLKALDPVSKKFDLNCLRVLASRYLFRNSKSEIIESPTQMFERVAILVGIGDMLYDSQIFDKSGNNKQDIDEAKSYLEKLDAFDYKFKVGDYFFNKWHFRSLITHYVTLANKGQMKISFKDLLTLLAGKKLESYADKITEYFTMMTGQDFLPNSPTMMNAGGRLGQLSACFVLGMEDGMEEIMKSTSDAALIFKSGGGVGINYSNLREEGDIVASTSGVASGPVSFMNIINTVTEVVKQGGKRRGANMGIIEAWHPDVEKFITNKTEAGVLENFNVSVGIWEDFWHALVNTTDGNYVLRSPRDRKPVKEINAHQLIDLIALSAWKSAEPGLIFFDQINKYNVFAKARQAPLRATNPCGEQSLYPYESCNLGSINLVNLAKRQADGSYEFDWQGYEEIIRKTTRFLDNIIDVNNYPVPEISTASKESRRIGLGVMGVADLLYRLKIPYNSQEGYELQSKLSEALTYYSMEESVALARSRGEFPLCAKTEYPEGKIPISGYYEKSKESHSYEWEPLIEEIKKHGIRNVLTTTVAPTGTLSMIADCSNGMEPAFALVFEKRVTVGRFFYTNKILEEALKEEGLYTDEILEKIADNYGSLKGLDEIPQWMQDVFVTAMDIHWADHLMAQGVWQDWIGNAIAKTINMPYDVTVEDVKSAYLLAHEIGLKGMTVYRDGSRHKQVLHMTSENATKIFEVSPSEFMTAFVTKNITNPYIKSQVNASLELKVHDEEIQLEAPKVEAVSEDKLCPTCKNNLVFVEGCSICIECGYSGCTSG